Within Sorangiineae bacterium MSr11367, the genomic segment TCGCTAGCTTCTTTGACGTCCGCATTGCGTTTCATCTTCTCGGCAAGGATCAACGCTTCCTGATAGTGGCGTGCGGCTGCATCGTGCTGGTTCTCGCGCTCGTCAACTTGACCCAAGGCGTTGTGCGCGCCGACTGACACACTCTCGGAGTGCAGCTCGCGCCCGAGATCGAGAGCATCGTTGAAATAGAGGCGAGCGCGTGCGAGCTCCCCCTTTTTCATCTCGACTTCCCCCACGGCAATGTACGTATATGGAATATTGCGCGTCAGGCCGGCGCGGATGCGCAGGAACAGACAGCGGCGCTGGTAACGAAGTGCTTCCTCGATGTTGCCTTGCTCGAGAAAGAGGTAACCGAGATGGCGCACCGGATACGAAAGTACGTCGGGCTCGTCGGCGCGCTCGGCAAGCGCCAAGGACCGCTCGTAGTAGGGCCGTGCCTCGGCCCGTTTTTCCTCTTGCTCGTACGTGAGGCCGATGTGAAAGAGGCCGCGTGCCTGCCCCGCGAGATCGCCCAACGCCTCGTACGCGGCCACCACCTGCTCGAATTCGCGTCGGACCTTTGTATAGGTTCCGCCGTTGAAAAGGATGTCGCGGTATTCGTGAAACGCCGCCGCATCGGCAGCATTCGCTATGGCGGAGCGGTTCGTGCTTGCGCGGGCGACCGCGTTGGCTTCGTCGATGGCTTTGCGGGTCGCCGCCTCGTCAACGCTTCCGTAAAACGCGCGGTGCACGACCACCCACGCGCGGGCCGCATGAAGCTCGGCGAGCGCTTCGGGCGTGCCATCTCGTTTCACTTGCTCGATGGCCGATTGGAGCGTGCGCTCGGCCCGATCGAACTCACCCTGTCCCTCCTGCGCGTGCGCCAGGGTCGACGCCGACTTGGCCAGCAGCGCGGAGCCGTCCGCAGCCGCCTGCGTCGTGGCGCGCGATGCGCATCCGCCCAGAAGAAAGGAAACCAAAACGATCGCCACGCGCCCGCGCGTCGAAGCGTGCTTTTCTCGCATCATGGTCCCAATCTAGCGATGCGCTGGCCCCGAGGCGCCGCGGCGCTGCCAATGGTCTACCTCATGCTGCGAGTGGCCGATGGGCAGCGATGGAATGCGCTCGGGTCCCATCGCCCGAGAGAGCGCGGACCCAAGCGACAGCCAATCGCGACAGGAGGGTGGCGGAGATGGCGTCGCTCGCGTCTGCACCGCACTCGCTAATGCGTATTTCGGCAATGCGCTAGATAGCTGACTTCGTGAATGGCGATGAGATCGACGACGCTGGCCCAGAGCCATGACGCTGCGTCCAGAGATTTCGTGCGATGGCGATCGAGCTCACGTTTCCAGGATGCACGCTCGCCATCATCAAGCTGTCGTGCGTGGGCTCGCGCGACCACGGTGGCAAGGTAGCGCGCGATCTTCATTGCTTCCTGCTGACAAATATTTTCTAAGTCGAATTTGAGGTCTTGCGGGAGAAGCTCGCGAAGAACGACAGCCTTCTCACAGAGCCGCGCACCGAGCATCCGGTTGCCCAAGGCGGGAGCGAGATGATTGGCACCCATGACGATGCGATCGGCATTCGAGCGCGGCATCGGAACACCTTTGTAGCGCGGTGCAATCGTAGTGCCAGCTTCTTTGACATCGATCAAACAGACCTTTCCCTTCTTGCCAGAAGGACCATGGACGCGAACGAGCACCGAGGTCCGGCACCGACTCTACCCAGATGCGCCAACGCTTCGGCGTTCCCGGGGACGGGCTTAGCCTTTCGTTGGCGCGGTGCACGCACTCCGCGTTAGACGCCTGCCAGTTCGCAGGATCATGGGGCCAGGGAGACGGAGCGAACGACCATGAACGGGGTGCCGCAGATCGGGCTCAAAGTCCATGGATCGAAAATCGTGTTCCGAACTTGGCGGATCAAAAGATTTTCGCAAGGGCAGGGGGCCACCTCGACGGGCGGCCGCGACGAGAGGCGGCCGCCCTTCGGAGAGTGGGTTGGTGGCGGCGACGCGCCCGCGGATGGTTCTGTTACTTCATCGCAGGAGCATCGGGCGCAGGCACCGAGGCGTCGATCGTTGGTTTGAGACGCGCGCGGTAAGACTCTCCTTCAATGACGAAGCCTTTGATGTAACGGGGGTACGTCAAGGGCCCACAACCCAGACCAGAGCAGGTCTTCCGGAGTACCCTATCCAGGGCGATCTTCTTCCTTCAATGACTGTCGAGTCGGGGACGGTGCCAAAATGATCGATCACAACGCGTTGCGTTTACAAGATTTTGAGGTCTCGTGGCCATCGTTGAGGAACACCCAATAGCTCGTGCAGTGGTACATCGCGCGATGCGAGGGTTTCTTGATTTTGATTTGGGAAATCTTCGTATAGATGGCGCTCTTGTTCTTGTTGGGCGAATTTAACGGAAATAGAGACTTTGGTGTGCGTAGGCGTTTCAAGGGCTACATGCCTCGATAGGCCACCTGGAGAATACGTTCAAGTTATGAGACTGACAGCTCGGATGATTGTTGTGCCGGCGTACCTACTCCCGAGATGCTCGGGGCACTTTGCGCCCAGTCTAATGGGGAGATGCTCTTGATCAATGAGAAGGGACGTTTGTTTAGGGCGAATGTGCCGGTCAAAGAGTCCGTGCCGAACGCGTGATTGGATTGTTGGTGGCGCGACAGGGCTATCTCAATGATGGTTTCCGCTACGTCCGACCAATGGTGCCAACGAAGGAGGAAGGCGCGTGCCATGGACGAGCCGCTGGATCCGTGGGAACATGCGCCGCTGCCATGACCAAAGACGAGAGTGTTCCCAACGCGATTCCGGTGAGCTTTACATCGAGCGCTACCCCTTCCGCGGGACCCGTGTGGCCCTCCGCGCTGCCGGTACGTCGGGTTCGCGTGGCGCGTCCCACCGCGCGCCTGGACGAGGTGGTCGCATTCTACGTCGACGTCCTCGGCCTGCCGCGTCTCGGCGGCTTCGAGGGGCACGATGGGTACGATGGCGTGTTCGTCGGACTACCATCGTGGGAATATCACCTGGAGTTCACGCGCCACGTTGAGGGAAGCCCGTGCCCGGCCCCCACACGCGACAATCTCCTCGTGCTCTACCTCAATGACCCTGCGGCGGTGGAAGCGATGGTGCGGCGTGTCACCGCCCGGGGATACGAGCCTATCGAGCCGGAAAATCCATATTGGGAAAAGACCGGCGCCGTTACCATCGAAGATCCCGATGGCTGGCGCATCGTCTTTGCGGTCGCATCAACATGAACCAATGCGGGGTCGTTGGCGCGGTGCACGCATTCCGCGTTGGATGCCCGACGAACAGCAATGGTTCGGCCGTCGGTGTCGGGTTCAAGTCTTGACCGCTGCTTCGAATCGAAGTGCTCGCTCCTGCACGAGGAGCGTTGGTGGTGGGCGCAATGCGCCGCGTACCGGCCCACATTCGGATGTCGCCCTTCGCGCGTGGATCGGACATGCGCCGGTAGGCGCGCAAACACGCGGTGTCACCCCTCGGGGTGACGTGACTCCCCGGCACGTCCAGCGATGATGCGTACCAAGGCCATGGCGCGAACGAATTTTCGAACGGTGGGGGCCTTCGCCTTGGCCTGGACGTGCGTTCATTTCCACGAGGCGCGCGCGGCCGATGCGGGGCATCCGGTCAGCGAAAAGTGCGAGGCGCCCGCGGGCGCGGACGCGTCCCTCGCCGAGATGGACCCCGCCCAGCGTACGCGCTTCATTCGAGACCGCTTGCATCGCGATGCCGCGAACGCCCGGCTCTGGAGCTGGGGTTGGGGCCTGGGAAACACCGCGGCAGGCGCGGCCAGCTTCACTCTCGGCGTTTTCGAGACCGACCGAGTCAAGCGTACATGGGACTTCATCTGGGCGGGCGCCGCCCTGATTCCACCGGCCTTGCTGGTGTTGTTTCCACTCAGCGTGATGGCGGATTCGCGCGAGCTCGATGGCGTTCCGGAGAGCACACTGGGAACCTGCGCCGCCGTCGCCCGCGCGGAGGTGCTTCTCGAGCGCGATGCCGCGCAAGAGGAGAGCGGCATCGCGTGGTACAACCACGCCCTCGAGATCGGCATCAACGTGGCGCTCGGGGTGATCATGGGATATGTCCTCGACGATTGGGTCGACAATTCCATTTCAGCCGGCATTGCCATCGGCATGGGCGAAACGCAAATCCTGACGCAGCCCGTGGGCGCCATTCGCGCGCGCAAACGCTATTTCGCCGGTGACCTGAGCTCCGCCCAAGATGCGCGCGAATCCGTCCGTTGGACGCTCACGCCGCTCATCTTGCCCCACGCGAGTGGCATCGTCATCGGCGCCCGCTTCTAATTTCGCATTTCAAATGGTGTTACCGTCGTAGAGCTTCTCGCCCTAAAACGGCGCAGCCCTAACCCACCGCGATTCCCTGGCGTCACTCCGCGAGGGTTTCGTCCGGGCTCGCGAGCGCGAGGCGCCGCAATTTCTGCAAAGCGCCCGCGAGCGCATCGCGTGAAGGTGCGGCCAGCGCGAGACGCACGGCGTTGGGGGCGTGTCCGGCCCCGACGGTGAACGCGCTCGCGGGCGTAATGGCAATACCGCGGCGGGCTGCAGCCGCGGCAAACGTGTCCGCGCGCCACACGTCGGGCAGCTCGAGCCAAACGTGAAAGGCGCGCGGATCTCCGCGCATCGTGAGCCCGCGAAGGAGCTCGCGGGCGAGTTGGTAACGGGCAGCCGCGTGTGCACGCTTGGCGGTGGCGATGCGTGCGGCGGTGCCGTCGGCCATCCAGCGCAGGCCGGCCGCGACCGAAAAGGCCGGCGCGAGCCATCCGCCGGATCGAATCGTCGCCGCAAGCTTTTCAGCG encodes:
- a CDS encoding tetratricopeptide repeat protein — protein: MMREKHASTRGRVAIVLVSFLLGGCASRATTQAAADGSALLAKSASTLAHAQEGQGEFDRAERTLQSAIEQVKRDGTPEALAELHAARAWVVVHRAFYGSVDEAATRKAIDEANAVARASTNRSAIANAADAAAFHEYRDILFNGGTYTKVRREFEQVVAAYEALGDLAGQARGLFHIGLTYEQEEKRAEARPYYERSLALAERADEPDVLSYPVRHLGYLFLEQGNIEEALRYQRRCLFLRIRAGLTRNIPYTYIAVGEVEMKKGELARARLYFNDALDLGRELHSESVSVGAHNALGQVDERENQHDAAARHYQEALILAEKMKRNADVKEASENLARVYDKLGDRDRAQKHRQRAHEAEVAMKSKT
- a CDS encoding DUF2252 domain-containing protein, giving the protein MIDVKEAGTTIAPRYKGVPMPRSNADRIVMGANHLAPALGNRMLGARLCEKAVVLRELLPQDLKFDLENICQQEAMKIARYLATVVARAHARQLDDGERASWKRELDRHRTKSLDAASWLWASVVDLIAIHEVSYLAHCRNTH
- a CDS encoding VOC family protein, with product MTKDESVPNAIPVSFTSSATPSAGPVWPSALPVRRVRVARPTARLDEVVAFYVDVLGLPRLGGFEGHDGYDGVFVGLPSWEYHLEFTRHVEGSPCPAPTRDNLLVLYLNDPAAVEAMVRRVTARGYEPIEPENPYWEKTGAVTIEDPDGWRIVFAVAST